The DNA region AAACGGAATAAAGACCATGCGCCTTCCGCACAAGTTCGGCAAATATATCCTAGAGCTAAAGATAGCTCAGGGAGGGATGGCGGAGATCTACAAAGCAAAGTATGTGGGCGAGGGAGGATTCGAAAAAACGGTTGCCGTTAAACGGATCCTTCCCGTCTGGTCGGACAGCAAAGATTTTATAACGATGCTTTGCGATGAGGCCAAGGCGTTGGTACAGCTTCAGCATCAAAATATCGTTCAGGTGTATGAGCTGGGCAGAGATAAAGACGTATTCTACATATCTATGGAATATGTGGATGGCGTGGATGTTAGAAGGCTGTTCAAAGCGGTTCAAGATAGTTCAAAGGTTACCGAATGGCCGCTCAAACTCACCTGTTTTATCGTTTCAGAGGTATTGAAGGCCCTCGATTTTTCGCATAATAAAAATTCAGGGATAGTTCACCGTGATATCAGCCCTCAGAACATCCTTGTTTCATTCAGCGGAGAGGTAAAGGTCGCCGATTTTGGCATTGCCAAGGGCTTTCACAGATCATTTGAAACCACCGCGCAACAGGTGAAAGGAAAATATGCCTACATGTCCCCCGAACAGGCAGGAGGAAAAGCGGTTGATGCGCGTACCGATATTTATTCTGTAGGCGTTATATTTTATGAGCTTCTGACCGGCCAAAGGCTTTATGACGCGCCCAACGACCTCATGACGATCGAAGAGGTAAAACGATCGTCACTGCCAAACGGTTGGGGCAGAGAGATGGACACCGAACTTAGAGAAATTATTATAAAGTCGCTAAAAAAAGATGTTTCGGAAAGATATCAGACGGCCAGAGAATTTTTAGATGACATAAATAGATATATTGTGTCTCACGGTCTTGTCACCAATAGCATCGAGCTCTCCGGCGTGCTTCGCGGGTATTTTAAAGAGAATATTAAGCAGGCGCCATCTTTAGCAGACGACAAAAGAAATGAGACCAAGGCCTTGAGCGTTGTCTCAAGAACCCCTCCCGAAAAGAAGGCGCTTGGCCTAAGATATGTGTATTCTATCTTGTTCATCATCCTTTCGGGACTCTTTTTTAGTTTCAGCCCCCATTCAATTCGTTACACACCAGAACCGGTCCGAACGACCCCTACGATAGAGGAGAAGAAGGCGATCCCGTCTTCCATGCCAGCGACCCTAAGCGTTCAGGCGCGACCGTGGGGATATGTTTACATCCCGGGGCTCGTTGAGAGGAGAGAGACGCCCGTTCGTTCGGTAAAGGTGAGGCCGGGCGATTATACGCTCAAGGTAAATTTTGAACCAGAGAACAAGTGGGTGGAGAAGAAGATAATATTGTCTGGCGGCGAAAAGACGGCGTGTATGGCGGACTTTACCAAAGGCACAACGCTTACCTGCATATCTAAATGAATTATTTAAGCCATGGGCCCCAGTCGGGGAGCTGACCGCCGCCCTTGGACATCTTCACCTGGTTTGCACCGTCGGCCCGCATCATGTATATGCCGGCGCCTTCTTTTCTGGTAGAGCTGAAGACTATATAGCGGCCGTCGGGCGACCATCTTGGATGTTCGTTAGAACCGGAATCTATCGTTAGGCGCTGAATGTTACTGCCGTCGCTGTTCATCACGAATATGTCGAACGTTCCCGAGTCCTGTCCGCAGAACGTTATCTTTGTGCCGTCCGGGGAGATGTCCGGCGAATCATTATGAACACCTACAAAGGTCAACCTTGTGCCTAGTCCCCCTTCCGGAGTTGTTCTGAAGACGTGGAGTCTTCCGGGAAGGGTCGATGAATACACCATTGTCCCGCCGTCCTTAGAAAATCGCGGAGCAAGATTTATTCCGGAGTTGCTCGTTAGCTGTCTTTCCTTTCCGCCCCTTATGCTCTTTGTAAAGAGTTCAGTAGAATATCCGAGCGATGACGCGTAGTAGATCAAATTATTGGTGAGAAAGGCCGGCGTTATGTTCGTGTTCTTGTTGTTGGTCAACTGTCGCATGTTTCCGTTGCCAAGGTTCACGAAGAATATCTCGGGGTTCCCCTTTTTGTAAGAGGCAAAGGTCAGCATGCTACCGTCGGGCGACCATGAGGGACCTAAGTTTATAGATGAATCGGGCGTAACCCTGAAATTGTTCTCGCCGTCCACATCCATCACATAAATAGGTTTGTTACCCCTTCCGCTCATGGCGGTGTAGGCGATCTTTGTGTTGAATATCCCGCGTTTGCCCGTAAGCGCCTCCATTATATCGTCGGAAAATCTGTGAGCAACGGAACGCAGGTTCTTTTCGTTGGATGTATATTGTTTTCCCACAAGAAGCTGGGCCGAGTAGGGGTCGAAGAGTTTCAACTGAACGGTATATTCCCCCCCCTTCCTCTTGATGGAGCCTTTCACAAGGCCGCCCGCCTCAAGAGCCGTCCATTTTGCAAAGTTTATAGTGTCTGATGTGAGAGCTTCGCTCGCGTCAAGAAAAGCGGAATCGGGGATAACCTGAAAATATCCAGAAATGGTCAGGTCGTTCTTTATTATATCGGGGACCTTTTCTGTAAGCTTTGAACCGCGCATTCCATCCAGCCCTACAAGTTCGGTAACTGCGATCGGGAAAAGTTTGTCCGAAGGCTGGTCGACGGGGATATAGATGCGGGCCCATGCAGAAGAAGCAAGAAGCAGGAGGCAAGAAGCAAGAAGTAGTGTCTTTTTCATGATCAATGTTTCCTTATGGTTTTAATCTCGGATCGAATTCCACCAAAAATCCCTCATTGTATGCCTCCCATTTGAGCCTTTCGATAGGTTCGTCAAAAGGGGAGGCCCTTTGTATCGCGCGCACGCAGGAGGAGTCGAATGATGCGTCACCGGACCTACGTTCCCACTGGGTGGATATTACCTCGCCACCCTCATTTATCATGACTATCACCCGCGACTTCGGTCTTGTCCCCTCCGGCATCTCGCCGTACTTCATGGGGACTATCCACTCCTGAATTATCTTCGAGCGTATCATTGCCTGATACTTTACATATTCCGGGTCGTCAATAGGAACCCTTAAAGGCTCGTCGCTCGTCCCGTATTTGAACCCCTCACCGCCATCCTTTAATTGGGCGGCCTCGGGTTGTATCACGCGCTTTTTCAAAAGTTTGTCTATCTTTGCAAGGGCGGCGCTCTCTTTTGACTTTTTCTTAACCGGCCTTTTCTCTTTCTTTTTTTTCTTCTTGTCCTTATCCTTTTCCGGTTCCTTCATCGTCTTTTTGTCTATTTCAGCCTTCGGGTTCAAGAGATCTTTTTGTTCCTGAATGGTGCTTTTAGGAAGGGCCTCGGACTTTTTCATGCCGGTCCCTATATCTTCGGAGGTCCCGCGCGGAAGCTCAACCCATACCATTTGCAGGGGCTTATCAGAAAAAGTCCGCTTTATCGAAGGGACAACGCACAGGATTATTATCAGGACCAGATGCCCTATTGCGGAGTAGAATATCGGGCGGGATATGTTTGGGACGTCCTGACGCGTGTACACATTTAACCCTTCAGTTTGGCTTTACATTCTCGGGCTGAGTTACCATTCCTATTCGCAGGATGCCAGCGCTCTTTGCCAGCGTCATGACCTTAACAACGTCGCCGTACATGATATCGGTATCGGCCCTGATGAAAAGGTCCTTTTTTTCTTTCGACTTGTAGACATCGCCAAGCTTCTTTTCAAGAAAGCCTATGGTCACCGGCGCGGGGTCGTCCCCCACGAAAATGTCGCCGTTCTTTCTCATGGTGAGTATTATGTCGGCCTTTTCCCTTGAAATAGAGGGCGCGGATGCCTGCGGCAGGTTGACATCTAGCCCCTGTTGCATAAGAGGCGCCGTTATCATGAATATGATAAGAAGCACGAGCAATATATCGCAGAAAGGAATTACGTTGATCTCGGCCAGAGGTTTGTTCCGGCCGTTACCGTTGTGGTTGTTTGTCATAATAATTATCTGAAATATTCCTTTTGTATCCTGTTCATAAGATCGCTTGAGAACTGGTTGATGTCGCGGGTGAGAAGCCTTATCTTATTGACGAAAAAGTTGTAAAAAATAACCGCCGGGATTGCCGCGGCAAGGCCTATTGCAGTTGCGATCAAGGCTTCCGCAATGTGCGGGCCGATGACCGCTATAGAAGAAGAACCGCCGCTACCGAGCTTCCAGAACGCGTTAAGTATCCCCCACACCGTTCCGAAGAGGCCGATAAACGGCGCCGCGCTTGCCGTTGTTGCAAGGAACGGAACGTAATATTCGAGCTGCTCAACTTCCTCGTCTGTCGTTCTTGAAACGTCTCTTTGAATGTACTCCAGGTTCTTGGCGTTGTCGGGATCGCGAAGTGACGTTATGCCGGTCTTAAAAATGCTGAATACGGGGCTTTTCCTGAAGGAGCCTTTTGAGACGAGCGCTTCTATAGACTTTGCCTGCCAGAAAGAATAGAGAAACTGCTGTGTCCTCTTCTTGAACATCTTCAGCTGGCGCTGTTTCATTACGATAATAGCCCATGAAATGACCGAAAAGATCACTAAAATGAGCAGGGCACACTTAACTACGATGTCGGCCTGCCAGAAAAGGGCCAGAACGTGGTTGTTGGAGCCTATATCCGTTGTTTCGAC from Deltaproteobacteria bacterium CG11_big_fil_rev_8_21_14_0_20_49_13 includes:
- the tolB gene encoding Tol-Pal system beta propeller repeat protein TolB yields the protein MIMKKTLLLASCLLLLASSAWARIYIPVDQPSDKLFPIAVTELVGLDGMRGSKLTEKVPDIIKNDLTISGYFQVIPDSAFLDASEALTSDTINFAKWTALEAGGLVKGSIKRKGGEYTVQLKLFDPYSAQLLVGKQYTSNEKNLRSVAHRFSDDIMEALTGKRGIFNTKIAYTAMSGRGNKPIYVMDVDGENNFRVTPDSSINLGPSWSPDGSMLTFASYKKGNPEIFFVNLGNGNMRQLTNNKNTNITPAFLTNNLIYYASSLGYSTELFTKSIRGGKERQLTSNSGINLAPRFSKDGGTMVYSSTLPGRLHVFRTTPEGGLGTRLTFVGVHNDSPDISPDGTKITFCGQDSGTFDIFVMNSDGSNIQRLTIDSGSNEHPRWSPDGRYIVFSSTRKEGAGIYMMRADGANQVKMSKGGGQLPDWGPWLK
- a CDS encoding protein TolR, yielding MTNNHNGNGRNKPLAEINVIPFCDILLVLLIIFMITAPLMQQGLDVNLPQASAPSISREKADIILTMRKNGDIFVGDDPAPVTIGFLEKKLGDVYKSKEKKDLFIRADTDIMYGDVVKVMTLAKSAGILRIGMVTQPENVKPN
- a CDS encoding Tol-Pal system subunit TolQ produces the protein MILFSAIAYAADALPTVETTDIGSNNHVLALFWQADIVVKCALLILVIFSVISWAIIVMKQRQLKMFKKRTQQFLYSFWQAKSIEALVSKGSFRKSPVFSIFKTGITSLRDPDNAKNLEYIQRDVSRTTDEEVEQLEYYVPFLATTASAAPFIGLFGTVWGILNAFWKLGSGGSSSIAVIGPHIAEALIATAIGLAAAIPAVIFYNFFVNKIRLLTRDINQFSSDLMNRIQKEYFR